In one Silene latifolia isolate original U9 population chromosome 10, ASM4854445v1, whole genome shotgun sequence genomic region, the following are encoded:
- the LOC141607597 gene encoding uncharacterized protein LOC141607597, with amino-acid sequence MDIGHTTEDCFTLRKKVACMLKAGYLKDLIKSKGRNEDQNKGSQEQKQEHNLPPPPPIYEVKFINDGSENYGLTSSVAKKIARTPKTKSPCKPGNIPPITFSDCDLVGIPNLHHDGLVISMQIGTATVRRILVDRGSLVNLIILDVFKAMKISEDQNTKKSSVLVGFGEETKNTLGEIYLPTYAEGVASYERFGVLDCLSSYNVILGRP; translated from the coding sequence atggacatagggcaTACGACAGAAGACTGCTTCACCTTGAGGAAAAAGGTAGCCTGCATGCTGAAAGCTGGATACCTAAAGGATCTGATCAAGTCCAAAGGCAGAAATGAAGATCAAAATAAAGGAAGCCAGGAGCAAAAACAGGAACACaatctccctccaccacctccaatctatgaagtaaaattcataaacGACGGATCAGAAAATtatggcctgaccagttcagtagcaaagaagatagccaggactcCGAAAACCAAATCACCCTGCAAGCCTGGCAACATACCACCTATCACCTTCAGTGACTGTGACCTGGTGGGAATACCTAAccttcatcatgatggcctggtgaTCTCCATGCAAATTGGAACAGCTACTGTAAGAAGAATTTTGGTGGATAGAGGCAGCTTAGTGAACCTGATTATACTTGACGTATTCAAAGCCATGAAAATCAGTGAAGATCAAAACACCAAGAAGTCCAGCGTCCTGGTAGGGTTCGGTGAAGAAACAAAGAACACATTGGGGGAAATTTACCTTCCCACATATGCTGAGGGCGTAGcatcatatgagagatttggagtcctggattgcctgtcatcctacaacgtaATCCTAGGCAGGCCAtag